The Candidatus Zixiibacteriota bacterium genome contains a region encoding:
- the plsY gene encoding glycerol-3-phosphate 1-O-acyltransferase PlsY: MDFILVILTAYLLGSIPFGFLVSRLFGVRDIRLVGSGNIGMTNVWRTIGPFAALLVFIGDVGKGMLAVLLAPVISDGSLNLEYLKIIAGLTAVLGHIFSVFLKFRGGKGVNTALGVMTMLLPSEVLISAAIFIITVAASRFISLGSIISSLALFLIVLLEYLFWPGKVDSIYLLLTFILWIVILLTHRANIMRLFHGDENRFSFRRKLPGGQLNG, translated from the coding sequence TTGGATTTCATCCTCGTCATATTGACCGCCTATTTGCTCGGCTCGATACCTTTCGGATTTCTGGTATCACGGCTTTTTGGGGTTAGGGATATCCGGTTGGTCGGTTCCGGCAATATCGGCATGACCAATGTCTGGAGAACCATCGGACCCTTTGCCGCCCTGCTGGTCTTCATCGGCGATGTCGGCAAGGGGATGCTGGCAGTGTTACTGGCACCTGTTATTAGTGACGGTTCTCTGAACCTGGAATACTTAAAAATCATTGCCGGATTGACCGCTGTTCTCGGGCATATCTTCTCCGTTTTCCTGAAATTCCGCGGTGGCAAAGGTGTTAATACCGCCCTTGGCGTGATGACAATGCTCCTTCCCTCAGAAGTCCTGATTTCTGCGGCAATCTTCATTATTACGGTTGCCGCCAGCCGCTTCATTTCGCTTGGCTCGATAATCTCTTCGCTGGCGCTCTTTCTTATCGTTCTTTTGGAATACCTCTTTTGGCCCGGGAAGGTCGATTCTATTTACCTTCTGCTCACCTTCATCCTCTGGATTGTGATTCTGCTGACGCACCGCGCCAATATCATGCGCCTCTTCCACGGTGACGAAAATCGCTTTTCCTTCCGCCGCAAACTTCCGGGAGGTCAATTGAATGGCTGA